Sequence from the Pirellulales bacterium genome:
GCTCCAAGATGGATCGACCCAGGATGCCGTCGCCGAGCGGCTGCACGTCAGCCGTTCGAGTATCAAACGCTGGATCAAGGCCTTTCGCGGCGGTGGCGTCGCGGCCTTGAAGCCCAAGAAGCCCAAGCCCGCCGCGCGCCGCTTGTCGGAAGACCAATGCCACCAGCTCTGCGATATTCTCGTCGCCGGGCCGCTGGCTGCCGGCTTCGACAGCGACCTCTGGACCTGTCCGCGGATCGCCGAAGTCGTCCGCCGCAAGTTCGGCATCGCGTACCATCCGGACCACCTCGGCCGAATCTTGCATGCGCTGGGCTTCTCG
This genomic interval carries:
- a CDS encoding helix-turn-helix domain-containing protein — translated: MVLRRLAVELLQDGSTQDAVAERLHVSRSSIKRWIKAFRGGGVAALKPKKPKPAARRLSEDQCHQLCDILVAGPLAAGFDSDLWTCPRIAEVVRRKFGIAYHPDHLGRILHALGFS